The Vagococcus sp. CY52-2 DNA segment CTAATTCCACAAACGTTACTTCATTCATGAATCTCATATAAATCGAAACACCCCTTTTAGTGGGTCGTCCTCTAACGCTTTCTTACGTTTGAATTCTGTTATTTCGTCCTTAAACTCGTCGAAATCAGAATCAGGAAACGAGAAACTAAGACCTTCTTCTGAATACGACTTCATTCCCTCGTTAGAAAGCCTATTGAACCGTTTAACAGACACATCAGCGATAATATAGTTAAATTTACTAGGTATATCGTCTGCGGTGTCTACGGTCAATAAAACAGCTAATCGTTGAGTGGTTAGTTTTTCAATGACTTTTAACTTTTCTTCGAGTGAACCATTGATAAGCGTTTGAATATCATCAAACATCTAATCACCGCCTATTATTTTTCGGTTTCGGTAACAGTAGGAGCCTTAACAGTTAATTTAACCACTTTTGTTTCATCGTATAAGTAAGCAGCGTAATGATTATCAGACGTGATTACTGTTGTTTTGCGTACAATATCGCGGTCTGTTTCAACTTGA contains these protein-coding regions:
- a CDS encoding phage head-tail connector protein, with product MFDDIQTLINGSLEEKLKVIEKLTTQRLAVLLTVDTADDIPSKFNYIIADVSVKRFNRLSNEGMKSYSEEGLSFSFPDSDFDEFKDEITEFKRKKALEDDPLKGVFRFI